Proteins co-encoded in one Kutzneria chonburiensis genomic window:
- a CDS encoding DUF1707 SHOCT-like domain-containing protein, whose translation MSSRELRVSDAEREHVVELLQKAIGLGLLTLEEFTERTDVALASRTRAELNVVLADLPGMMHPEMRVRGGQWNRPGRPGYAPLPGDPMVLSSGCGSSITRNGYWPVPRSMVIRSKWGSGVNLDFTEAVFEHDQLDMRLEVTGGAVTLRLPAAASVSIGDLNQRMGASINDKVGYQGRMGTPHFLISGDLHMAALNIKGPRR comes from the coding sequence GTGAGCAGCAGGGAGCTCCGCGTCTCGGACGCGGAGCGGGAGCACGTGGTCGAGTTGCTGCAGAAGGCGATCGGATTGGGCCTGCTGACGCTCGAGGAGTTCACCGAGCGCACCGACGTGGCCCTGGCCTCGCGGACCCGGGCCGAGCTGAACGTGGTGCTGGCCGACCTGCCCGGCATGATGCATCCGGAGATGCGGGTCCGGGGCGGGCAGTGGAACCGGCCGGGCCGGCCCGGCTACGCACCGCTGCCCGGCGATCCGATGGTGCTGTCCAGCGGCTGCGGGTCCAGCATCACCCGCAACGGTTACTGGCCGGTGCCGCGGTCCATGGTGATCCGGTCCAAGTGGGGGTCGGGCGTGAACCTGGACTTCACCGAGGCCGTCTTCGAGCACGACCAGCTCGACATGCGGCTCGAGGTCACCGGCGGGGCCGTCACGCTGCGGCTGCCGGCGGCGGCGAGCGTCAGCATCGGCGACCTGAACCAGCGGATGGGCGCCTCGATCAACGACAAGGTCGGCTACCAGGGCCGGATGGGCACGCCGCACTTCCTGATCAGCGGCGACCTGCACATGGCCGCGCTGAACATCAAGGGGCCTAGGCGCTAG
- a CDS encoding ABC transporter permease, producing the protein MCAVIGCYLRITLAGFHRYSTYRQAVLAGTATNIVFGLIKVGILSGVFLARDGASIGGYDLKTTITYVWLGQGLLGVVDFWSEDYLAERIRTGDVVVDLSRPWNLQAALLATDLGRAGYSAIARFVPQLLLGALFFPFRWPDDPMVAPAFVLSTVLAVLVSFHIRFLLGLTAFWLLDSRGVRGFYGVTSGLLAGLEIPLTFYPQWAQTALSFTPFPSLLQVPINVFVQVGDPVLLLTQQLAWVAVMVAAGRLVLQRAMHKVVVQGG; encoded by the coding sequence GTGTGCGCAGTGATCGGCTGTTATCTCCGCATCACGCTCGCCGGATTCCACAGGTACTCCACCTACCGCCAAGCCGTGCTCGCCGGGACCGCGACCAACATCGTCTTCGGACTGATCAAGGTCGGCATCCTGTCGGGGGTCTTTCTGGCGCGTGATGGGGCCTCGATCGGCGGCTACGACCTGAAAACCACCATTACCTACGTCTGGCTCGGCCAGGGCCTGCTCGGTGTCGTCGACTTCTGGAGCGAGGACTACCTGGCCGAGCGGATCAGGACCGGCGACGTCGTCGTCGACCTGTCCCGCCCCTGGAACCTCCAGGCCGCGCTGCTGGCCACCGACCTCGGCCGGGCCGGCTACAGCGCGATCGCCCGCTTCGTCCCCCAACTACTGCTGGGGGCGCTGTTCTTCCCGTTCCGCTGGCCGGACGACCCGATGGTCGCGCCGGCCTTCGTGCTCAGCACCGTGCTGGCCGTGCTGGTCAGTTTCCACATCCGGTTCCTGCTCGGCCTGACCGCGTTCTGGCTGCTCGACTCCCGAGGAGTGCGCGGTTTCTACGGGGTGACCTCCGGGCTGCTGGCCGGGCTGGAGATCCCGCTGACCTTCTACCCGCAGTGGGCCCAGACCGCGCTCTCCTTCACCCCGTTCCCGTCCCTGCTGCAAGTCCCGATCAACGTGTTCGTGCAGGTCGGGGACCCGGTGCTGCTGCTGACCCAGCAGCTGGCCTGGGTCGCCGTGATGGTGGCGGCTGGCCGGCTGGTGCTCCAGCGGGCCATGCACAAGGTGGTGGTGCAGGGTGGCTGA